The Bacteroidetes Order II. bacterium sequence TCTTTAGGCCAAATTACGGTTTAGCCTAAACAGAATCAAATTCTTATGTGGAAATGCAAGTGTTTTATGCGGTAATTCCAAAAAAGCAAAGCGGATACAACCCATGTTACATCCGCCAATGCTGAATGAACGTCCTTTTCAGGCCTCACCTCCGGGAAACTGGAAATGAATTTCACCATCAAATTGGTGACCTTCAGAAATCGGACCATATGCAGATTCATATTTTTCGATATTCTCCTCAACCGCACTTAAAAATCGTTTGGCATGTTGAGGCGTCATTATGATCCGACTTTTCACTTTCGCCTTAGATACACCCGGCATCATCCGAATAAAATCGAGAATAAACTCTTCGGGCGAGTGGGCAATCATTACAAGATTGGAATAAATGCCTTCAGCGGTTTGTTCATCCAATTCGATATTCAAGCCTTCGTCATGGTTTTGTTGTTCTTGCATTTGGTTTGTATAAAAAGTGTGTTCAAAAAATTCAGCCCACCAAGTAGGTTTGTTTGGAAAACACCCACAGGAGATCGCTTCTGGTTAATATATCAAATCCGTATGCAATTTCCCTACCTACCAGAACTGCTTCGACGTCTTTTTCCAGAATTCCAGAAAGTTGTTCCAATCTGGCTCCACGAGCAATAATCAAGTAAGGACACCCCTTCTCCTACTTATACCTGCCCAAGTCACTTAAAAACAAATAGATAAATTATCTTATTTGGAAAAAAAATTTAATGGCGCACTGTTGTTTGGCGTTTGTTTTTGTTGGTCTTCGGGTGGTTCATTTGTAGAAACTGATGATCTTTGAACAAAGAAATACTCATTTTTTATCGTCTGTGATAGACGTCCTCAAATGGAATTCTCATACGATCCCCCCAAACGCCTCCTTCGGCTCGGATGCCACAAGAGATGATCATATTCACTTCAGCGCCGAATGGCAGT is a genomic window containing:
- a CDS encoding DUF3467 domain-containing protein — translated: MQEQQNHDEGLNIELDEQTAEGIYSNLVMIAHSPEEFILDFIRMMPGVSKAKVKSRIIMTPQHAKRFLSAVEENIEKYESAYGPISEGHQFDGEIHFQFPGGEA